The Janthinobacterium tructae genome contains the following window.
TGGTCGATGCGCCCGTGGGTGGCCATGACGGCCTTCGGCATTGCGTTCCAGGAAGTGCGCGTGCTGCTCGACCAGAGCGACACGGCGACGAAAATCGCCGAGTATTCGGCCTGCGGCCGGGTCCCCGTGCTGCTGGCGGGCGAGATCACGATCTGGGACAGCCTGGCCATCTGCGAATACCTGGCCGAGCAGTTTCCCGATAAACACCTGTGGCCGCAAGACGTGGCCGCGCGCGCCATGGCGCGCTGTGTCTGCGCGGAAATGCATTCCGGTTTCACCGGCTTGCGCACGGACATGTCGATGAATATCAAGGCGACGTTGCCGGGCCGTGGCCGCACTGCCGCCGCGCAGGCGGACATTGGCCGCATCAGCGAAATCTGGGAAGAGTGCTTGTCGCGCTTTGGACACCACCAGTTCCTGTTTGGCGAGTTTTCCATCGCCGACGCGTATTTTGCCCCCGTCGTCATGCGCTTCCGCACGTATGGCGTGAGTCTGGCGCCGGCGCTGAACGCGTATTGCGAGCGCGTGCAGGCGCACCCGGCCGTGGCGCGCTGGATCACGGAAGCGCTGGCGGAGACGGAAGTCGCGGCCAAGCACGACGCGGAATTACCCGATTAAAGAAGAGTTACCATGAAGATTTATACGGTCGGTGGCGCGGTGCGCGACCAACTGCTGGGCTTGCCCGTGAAAGACCACGACCACGTCGTCGTGGGCGCCACGCCAGAGGACATGCTGCGCCAGGGCTTCCGGCCCGTCGGCAAGGATTTTCCTGTCTTCCTGCACCCGAAGACGCAGGAAGAATACGCGCTGGCCCGCACGGAACGCAAGACGGCCCCCGGCTACCGGGGCTTTGTCTTCCACACGGCGCCTGACGTCACGCTGGAAGACGACCTGGTGCGGCGCGATCTCACCATCAACGCCATTGCACAAGCCGAGGACGGTACGTTGACCGACCCGTTCGGCGGCATTCAGGATATCCAAAACCAGGTGTTTCGCCACGTTTCCGAGGCCTTCGGCGAAGACCCCGTGCGCATCTTGCGCCTGGCCCGCTTTGCCGCCCGTTTCGATACTTTTACGGTGGCACCGCCCACCATGGAGCTGATGCGCCGGATGGTGCAGGATGGCGAAGTCGATGCCCTGGTGGCCGAACGCGTGTGGCAGGAAGTGGCGAAAGGATTGATGGAAGCGCGGCCGTCGCGCATGCTGACGGTGCTGCAGGAATGCGGCGCGCTGGCGCGCATCATGGGAGAAATCCAGTTGAGCGAGCGCTTGCTGCAGGTCATCGACCATGCTGCGGCGCAAGGCCTTGACTTGCCCGTGCGTTTTGCCGCCTTGCTGCTGCGCCTGCCCAAAGATGCCATTGAACAACTGAGTGAGCGCCTGCGC
Protein-coding sequences here:
- a CDS encoding multifunctional CCA addition/repair protein, with amino-acid sequence MKIYTVGGAVRDQLLGLPVKDHDHVVVGATPEDMLRQGFRPVGKDFPVFLHPKTQEEYALARTERKTAPGYRGFVFHTAPDVTLEDDLVRRDLTINAIAQAEDGTLTDPFGGIQDIQNQVFRHVSEAFGEDPVRILRLARFAARFDTFTVAPPTMELMRRMVQDGEVDALVAERVWQEVAKGLMEARPSRMLTVLQECGALARIMGEIQLSERLLQVIDHAAAQGLDLPVRFAALLLRLPKDAIEQLSERLRVPNECRELAVMAARELDNINDALDLTAEAVVSMCERCDGLRKPQRFAQLLQAVACDGLVAGDFPQAARLQGGLDAARAVNAGALAQGCAEPKRIPEVIHAARVAAVQAFLAQA
- a CDS encoding glutathione S-transferase family protein, which codes for MQTTILDPSLTQTLAAAREPGLTLIIGNKNYSSWSMRPWVAMTAFGIAFQEVRVLLDQSDTATKIAEYSACGRVPVLLAGEITIWDSLAICEYLAEQFPDKHLWPQDVAARAMARCVCAEMHSGFTGLRTDMSMNIKATLPGRGRTAAAQADIGRISEIWEECLSRFGHHQFLFGEFSIADAYFAPVVMRFRTYGVSLAPALNAYCERVQAHPAVARWITEALAETEVAAKHDAELPD